One genomic region from Evansella sp. LMS18 encodes:
- a CDS encoding competence protein ComK, producing the protein MDENIFAFPTCSPAHPDCSWIMLSHLSKEGSMD; encoded by the coding sequence ATAGATGAGAACATTTTCGCTTTTCCAACCTGCTCGCCAGCACATCCGGACTGTTCATGGATTATGCTGTCCCATTTGAGTAAAGAGGGGTCGATGGATTGA
- a CDS encoding competence protein ComK, with protein MALQSGREYFVKRPPLEVIKAACLNGGSDYNGRKSAVKHKTGMKRKLPTLLI; from the coding sequence ATAGCTTTACAAAGCGGCAGGGAGTACTTTGTAAAGCGACCGCCTTTAGAAGTTATTAAAGCTGCATGCCTTAACGGTGGTTCGGACTATAATGGCAGAAAATCAGCTGTAAAGCATAAAACGGGCATGAAGAGAAAGCTGCCGACCCTGTTGATATAG